From Leptospira brenneri:
AGTTATCTCCTAGCTGGCAATTATGAAAAAGCAAGAGAATATCATCTAGAAGCAGAAAACAGTGAAACCTATTCCAACCAAAGAGACAATAGAGTTTCCCACCAAAATTCATACTCAATTGGAAGAGCAAATTTACTTTTGGGAAACCGTACAGAAGGAATCAAATATTTAAATTTAGCATGTAACGAAGGTCAAGGCCTCCAACAGGCATGTACACGACTAGCAAAGGAGAAGGAATAATGGAACAACAGCAAGTAGAGATTAATAAAAATAAAGTTTTATACAAACTTTCATCAAGAATCAGTTTATTTGGCAAAATTCTGATCGTATTAGGTTCGTTATACTTAATTGGAGGTTTGGTAACCATCAAAGATAATTATGGAAATATTTTCGAAGGAATCCTTCAGATTATTTTAGGATATTTGACCGTTCGAGTATCAATACTATTTAAAAAAGCATCTACACTGGAAAATCCAACTCTGGAAGACTTACTAGTTTCCTTCGAAGCAACAACAAATCTTTATACCATGCAGTTGTATTTTTATGGTTTTATTTTCTTCCTTGCCTTATTTACACTATTATCTCTCGCCTGGACAAACCTTTCATGACTCCAATTAAAAGTTTAGTTTCATCTAATCGTTTCCAGTTAATTTCTTTTCTTCTTATTTTGATTGCAGGAAGTTACTTGGCCAGTGTTCGCTACTTCATCAAAGACAAATCAGATTTCGCATCCTTCACCGACGTAGACATTGACCATATAAAGACATCTGTAATCACTGCGGATGTCCGTTCTGTAGAAATTGATAAAAGAGAAGCAAAAGTTGAATTGAGAATTTATCTCGCAGAAGAATTGGCTCTGAATCGTAGATCCGATACACCCAATGAAGAACTTCGTTTGATTTCCTATAGTAGTAATGAAGAGTTTGTTCTTAAAGCAAAACAACCCATTCGAAAAATACTCATCACCTTACCGTTAGTTGGGACAATTACCGATTATCCTTTTGATACTTTCCAAGCGACTCTTAGTTTAGGTTTTTCCAAAAAAATCTCAGACTTAGAAACTGTTGGAATCCCGCTTGTGTTAAATATGCAATCACCAATCGCAAGTTACAAACTTGAGTTTTTTGAAAAACTTATCGAAGATTTCTGGGTTGATAGAAACACAGGGAACGTAGAGCGATTGATTCAAGTAGCAAGGACTAAAAGTAACCAATTTGTTTCTGTATTTATCATGGTGATCATGTTTTGTATTGGACTTACAATCATCTTGATTACAACGAGAATTCTACTCTACCAAAAAGGAATCCAAGCCTTTGAATTGTTTTTTATCTCAATCCTACTACTTGTGTTGCCAGCCCTCCGGAACGCTCAACCAGGAATTCCAGGATTCGGAGTACTTTCGGATTATCTTTCCTTTTTCTGGGCGCTTGGTTTAACAGCCATTTCACTACTCATCCTACTCATTTACTGGCATTTTTTTAAAGAGAAAGCAGCTAACCCCAACAAATTGGGCTAGAGTTAAGATAGTTCGCTTTCAGATTTATAAGATGGAGACTCTAGGCAAACGACAAATTTGAACACGATCTGTGAGTGGATTCTCTTAGGGAATCCGAATGTGAAACTGCGAACAGATGCCAAATAAAAAAATGGGAAAAGAGAGAGTAGCTTTCCAAGAGTTGTGAGCTGTGATAGAGGGGAATTCGGACATCCCACGAACCACTCCCCTCCACCCTAACTCGGGCGGGGGCTTGTGGATTCGGCTCAGGATTATGTCTCGTTAGTATTTCCCCGCTCAACCATCCCCGATTCACTTCCAACAAAACAAACACTCCATTTCATTTTGATAAAACAGAGCCTCCAAATCCCCCATTTTCTAATTACATCTTTTTTTCAGCCAACAAGGCACTTTTCTTAAATAAGCTTTTATATCAAAACCTAACCAGGATTCAAGTAACACAATGTTCTTTAAACTTAAATAAGCGATACCTTCAGAAGAGAGGGACAACAAGACTGCTGTTCAACGGCAATAATTCTGTTTTTTATTGACTACTATTTAAAAAAAACAGCATAATACCCGTTATGAGAACAAAAGGATTAATTTCCCTGACATTTATTATCACCTTTTCCTTATATAGGTGCGCCCTTATCTCCGATTTCGCATTGAATCATTCCTCATCCAATTTGAATTTATCCACTCTCTTACTTGGATTGAGCCAGTATTCAGAAAACGGCATTATTTTATCCGGATCTTTAAAAAATGCCAACGGTAGCGTAGGATCAGATACCGAAATAAAAGTAACATCAGCATCAAAAGAATATACAACAACTTCAGACTCAAAAGGTAACTGGGAAATAAAATTATCCGATGATCAAACACCCCTAGACCTGAAATTATCCGCATCCCCAAACAAGGATATTGCTGCTAACTTTAACATTGGGATCTCTGAGAACGAAAGCATTCTTCAGACAACTGTCTCTAAAATTGGCGGACAACTAGAGTTAACCTGTGGTGCCAGACGACAATCGAACAATGTTACCCCGCATAACCTCATCATCCAAGGTCAAGAAATTGTATTAACTGAAGGCCGAGAAGGAATATTTCTCAAACTCAAACTTGATAAAAAACCGAATTTGTCAAATACATATGTTTTTGCAGCTCATACATGGATTTACCCGCGAACTTATTATGGCGATTATACTCGACATCTTAAGCCATTGCCTGTAGTTGTAGACCCACCTCAGCTTACATTTACAAAGGAAAACTATAATCAGGAACAAGAGATATACATCAAAGCCCTACCTGATACGAATGCGCTGAATGAATACGGATTTCTTTCTGTAATTTCCAGCGGAGGACTTGTTATTGAACTTTATAGATCAGTAACTATCTATGATACGAATGCTAAACACCTTTTCCTCACTGCCTCAAAATTTTATTCAGATATGGGCGGAATCCAAGGAGCAGATGTTAAATGTGCATTGGATTCTAATCATCCGTCAAAAGGAATTTACAAGGCTATGTTAGTTACACAATCAACAGCTTCTTTCAAAAGAATAGCATGTAAAACTTACGCATGTGATTCAAAGGAAGAAAATGAAAACTGGGTATTTCAGCCTCTAACAACTTACAACCGTTCTTCCGATGGCGTTGCAGTTTTTGATACGGATGATAGATCCCTAATAAAGGAAAATACCCTCCGCGGTTTCCCAGATGCAGGTATTATTTCGGAAGATATGGAAGGAGGATTCTGGACTGGATTAGGCGATGGGACTGTTCCCACTAAAGACTGGAGAGCCAACGAAGATCCAACCGGCTCAAGATCAACATGTAATAACTGGTCAGGTGAAAGCTATTATGTAAATGGATCATTGGGGCAAGCCGGTAACCTATCAGGTAGTTTTCTAAATGGTGGTGGGGGCAATTGTGTTAATGTAGAAAAACAATTTTCCTACCCCACTCAGCACCGCCTCCTTTGTATTGAGCAATAATTAATACTAAAATAAGATAAAGTAAATTAAGGGAACAATCCATCGCATACTTTGCTCCCCGCTTAAAACAC
This genomic window contains:
- a CDS encoding DUF1554 domain-containing protein; its protein translation is MRTKGLISLTFIITFSLYRCALISDFALNHSSSNLNLSTLLLGLSQYSENGIILSGSLKNANGSVGSDTEIKVTSASKEYTTTSDSKGNWEIKLSDDQTPLDLKLSASPNKDIAANFNIGISENESILQTTVSKIGGQLELTCGARRQSNNVTPHNLIIQGQEIVLTEGREGIFLKLKLDKKPNLSNTYVFAAHTWIYPRTYYGDYTRHLKPLPVVVDPPQLTFTKENYNQEQEIYIKALPDTNALNEYGFLSVISSGGLVIELYRSVTIYDTNAKHLFLTASKFYSDMGGIQGADVKCALDSNHPSKGIYKAMLVTQSTASFKRIACKTYACDSKEENENWVFQPLTTYNRSSDGVAVFDTDDRSLIKENTLRGFPDAGIISEDMEGGFWTGLGDGTVPTKDWRANEDPTGSRSTCNNWSGESYYVNGSLGQAGNLSGSFLNGGGGNCVNVEKQFSYPTQHRLLCIEQ
- a CDS encoding DUF4436 family protein, with protein sequence MTPIKSLVSSNRFQLISFLLILIAGSYLASVRYFIKDKSDFASFTDVDIDHIKTSVITADVRSVEIDKREAKVELRIYLAEELALNRRSDTPNEELRLISYSSNEEFVLKAKQPIRKILITLPLVGTITDYPFDTFQATLSLGFSKKISDLETVGIPLVLNMQSPIASYKLEFFEKLIEDFWVDRNTGNVERLIQVARTKSNQFVSVFIMVIMFCIGLTIILITTRILLYQKGIQAFELFFISILLLVLPALRNAQPGIPGFGVLSDYLSFFWALGLTAISLLILLIYWHFFKEKAANPNKLG